aaaaaggataatgagaaaaaataaaattcactAATGGTTACTAACTACTGGATTCCCTGACATGTCCCAAAAACCGATTCTCCCATTTACCCATTTAATCTCCTCGTAGTGGTAAGATATGGTTGGTTCCATGTGCGAGGTGATGTCTGTCCATTCTTTCGCAGGTATcgcggggggaaaaaaaaaaaaaaaaaaaaaaaaagttgcacacatttaagtcattttaatttctcccttttgcctATGGCAGAGGGGGTAGAGGTTGTCCCGACTGCTCAAcgtaattcatttttttgacctGATCCACATGTCTCTTTCACGTGGGTATGTCCCAATAACGGAACACCACACAGCTATACACGGCAACACCCTCGTTTCAACCACAAAAATGCCAAGTCACACTCACCtggaataaaattatgatacAGTAGCGTTGTTTTGCCCGACCCGTTAAGGcccaaaattaaaatgttgtactttttttcgggcgctttgtttttccccctggcGCGGTCGTCAGTTAGGAAGGTCATTTTGTTCGCAgcgttccccattttgtgtgcaagcggggaaaaataaaaaaaacgtacttatgaacatgtatacataaatgcATATCCTCGCTAGACGCACTCATCGCAGGGGACCCCCTACGCGCTCATTTGTGTACCCCTCTGAAATGGGTGAGTCCAATCTAAAAAGGGAGTTTAAATCGACTGAGCCAAAGTTTAGCATTCCACCTGTCCGTCAGCGCGCCAGCtttcaaatttgaaaatcgTTTCAGTCTTAGAGGAAGGCCACCAAGCGGATGCCGAGCAGATGCCAAACGGTTGCCAAATGGACGGCCGAACGGACGCACAAATACATGCCCCAAATTTGcgaacttaaaaaaaattatttctcgcacttgaaaaaattaaacaaaaaatagtgaGAATGAATAAATGCACATACTTACCCAGCAAATGGACACATCGGGGACGCTTTATACGTCCAAGaagttacttttttttttttttttcctacacgCGGAGGGGTCAACTGTGTGCACAGTTACACATATGCGCGCACGTACTGCCAGAATTGCGCGAGCAAACTTATGTTCCAATGAGTGATCATTAtgacacataaaaaaaacgaacaaaagaGCATACTTAAACGAACAAATAATATGTCATTTGGTATGCTTAatcatcccctttttttcgtgtatGAACGGTTTTCCCTTTAAAGGGAACTTCGCCGTTTCTCTACATGTCTTCTCATTCTCCTATTCACGTATGTTCGTAGTTTCCACCTTTACAGGGAAAGTataagtcattttttttttttgctacgcATGCGCCCTGAGTAATGCATGCGATAAAAGGCACACACGAATAGataataagtatatatttgtgcATATCTGCCTCAAACTGACCTTTTGTGCGCCCTTCGCCCGagctttatattttcctccaTGGGAATGTTCTCTCCAGCTAGACTTGTACATCGTCGCTGCGGTCGAGTTGATTTTGACCTTCATTCGTTCCCCCAGCTGGATTAATTCAACAATGGTCAATTATCCCCGTAATCATTCTTTCGTGTACGccttcaaaaaaaggcacgaatattacgcattttttttggtgacaACTACAGGTAGAAAAACAACATGTCCTCTTTGCCTAATAAGTATGAATCATTTTGTTGCCCCCTCCACACCTCGAAATAATCGctcgcataaaaaaattacggtCATAGGGTTTTGCTCTTATTAAGTTGGGTGCTCTCTTTTGGTCTATGAATGGGAGGGGTTCCGGCTTCTCCCACGGTCTCCCTTTCGTTACTTCGCTTGGAAAGTTCCTCCTCCTGTTCATTGGGCTCGGCATCGCACTGGTTCTCCACggcacaattttgttcttccacCGTTGATTCCATCGCCGCTTCCACGTCCTCTTCCACCGCTAGTCCAACCGCTTGTCCCACCTCTGCGTCCGCGTCCTCCTTGTGTGTCTCTCCATCCTGTCCGCCCCCGATGGCGCCCTTCCCCCTGTGGCCTGTCCCCTCTATCGAATACCCCATTCGCGCTTTGCCCCTTTGCAAGAAATAACCTTCCAGCATTTTATACTCACCTCCCGTCAATGCAAATCGCTTGCTATTCAGTAAAAGCTCCATTAGGGATCCCATTAAATAGACAAAATTCTCGTCTCTCTTTTTAAGCAGCATCTCGAAGTTGTCCTCTGCGTATTGCAGCAAGGAGTGTATTTTGTTATGCAAATTATCTTCATCAAATTTTGTGTCGTACCTACTATTATCTACGCAGATATCGTGAAAAATGGCTTCAATGGGGACCACATCCGAAGCGCCTTCGCTAGCTGTTCTCTTTACAacattaattaaaatgtaaaggaaGTTATTTAACTCGGTCATACTAGGGTTCACATGAAAATTTAGCTTTTCCAGAAactctttttcatattttaaattagttaaatgaacaaagtggaacaattttttttcatttatgaaCTCCCTAAACAAGCCACTATTAGCGTTGTAAAGCTGAGCAATTTGTACATGTCCCCTAAACTTCAATCGAACTTCTTTCATTCCTCCAAAAATGTTCATCAGGAATTCCCCGTAGCGATTCTCCAAACCTTCCACCTCATTTCCGTCACACACATTATGATGGATATTTccagaatatttttctctcctaaCTTTTGTTtgatcttcttttttttccatcatgtCTTCATACTCCTTGTAGATAAAAAGCACAATGTAGTGAAATAGATCCTCATCATTGCAATCTTGTACTActtgtaacaaaaaattagcgATGATGTCATACCCGCACCAGCATTCGATGTTGATGTGTTTCCAGTACTTTACGCTAACGTTGGAGTGGTGCAGAAAAGTATGCTTCATCAGTGTGTTCGTTTCGTTGTTGCGCGTTGTTGAGAAATTATCCCCTTTTGTACTTCTATTCAGGGGTGAGGCCTCCGAAAGGACGTCCACCTGATCAGCGCCACTTTGCGCAGCatgtccttcttctttattaCCTTCACGCAAATCTGTAACTGGTACCCCATTTGCTCCATTAGTAGTACCCCCCCCACGGGGATTCATATAACTTCCGCTACgtccgcttcttccgctACTTTCTGtacttctgcttcttcctctactTCCTCtacttccgcttcttcctctactTCCGCTACTTTCTCTACTTCCTATACTGACGTGTGGTCCCTTGAGCTTCGCTCCCATGTCAGTCCCCTCCTCGCTGGTGCTACTACCCATACGCAGTTGCGACAGTACACGCGAGAACAACTGCAGGTGATTCGTACACACCACAACGTACCTCCTATTCTTGTTTGCCAAATTGatgtatgcaaaaaaatttaaagaataaaaaatgggcagagctttaaaataagaaatattattactattaaattttatggtCGAAAGAAAAGCAAGCAGGAGAAAATCCATGTCCTCCGTGTTGAGTGCTGACCAGTTCAGATAGTCCCCATTTCGATATAAGGACAACATAGCATCTTCATAGTCATTTATTAAGTACTGTCTAAAGATGGAACTGTCTGACATGATggggtgcatttttttgtagccCAATAAATATAAAGTAGCCTCCATGCGGGGGTCTCCGAAGTGAAAGCTGAGAATGTTTTTTATATCGTTCCAGCtgtgcacatacatatacgcCTTCTCCGCCTTGTTCGCCTTGTTCACCTTCTCCGCCTTCTCCGCCTTCTCCACCTTCTCCGCCTTCTCTGCATTCTGTGCTGCCTCGTCAAATGTGATGAGCAGGCGGAAATTGTTCAGCGTGTGAAGGACGTTCTTGTAAGGCTGCCCACTGCACAGCTCGCTTATCATGTCGAGGAGGAGTCTACTATAAATGATGACGTTTGCGTCGTAGGCGATTTGTATGCAGTTATACAGCCGAGCGTTATTAGGGTGTtggttttcttcccctctgAGATGATATTCTGTATGCTGACGTGGGTGGCATGGCTCCCCCTTCCCATGGAAGCTCACCAAAGCGTCGCCCTGGTCACTATCAAGTCCATCACCAGTGTCATCGTTTCCATCGAGTGGAGAGCAAGggtgaaaaatggaaggatACAAATTATGCCTCAGCACGTGGGACAAATTACTAAAACTCAGATTTACCACAATTTGGGTCTCCAGGAGGAGAGACAAAATTGACgaggaataaaaatggacGTTTATAAACGTCACGCTGTCTAAGTCaaacagataaaaatattttgatgtgtaaatttttccattttcgtcATACTTAATCAGGTGAATGAAATcataattgaaaaattctTCCGTGTCGAAGTTGCTGTTCTTAATTTTGAGTAGGTTATCCGTGCATATGGGGACCACGCGatttgtttcccccttccAATAATCATCCTTTTGGGGAAAGGAACACCCATCAGTTTCGCCGCACTCCAACGTTTTAGCGTCGTCATTGTGATCATCCCCAATTAGGTCAACATTCCCATCGTGAGAATAGCGTCCATCCATATCTCCCTCATCGCATTTGGTCTTGAGTGTCTCCTCTTCATTACTCCCACAGGAGtttccttccctttcccCCGTTAGCCTTTCCTTTCCGGCAATGATGGAGGACTTCTCCCCAGGGAACCCCCCACTAGGGAAAGCCCCACCAGGGAACCCCCCACCAGAAGGTAAGAATCCTTCCAACTTCATCTTCAAATACGATGTGCCATAATTCAGGATGACCAAGAGAGGTATGCATTTTATGTCCTTCACCAACGTGTCATACAATTCATGCTTCTTAAAATCGGAGAAAATATAATCCAGAAAATATATCACCGTGGAATAGTTCTTCTCACTCAGACATTCCTTCACAAAATTCAGGtaaatggaaatatatttttttattctatttctTAAGTAACATGGTGTTAGATTGAGAACTTGTTCTGGTATCTTCTCGTCATGAGTCCCTGTTTTGAGGGCATCTTGATcgtccttcttttccttcatgtATGCGGAAAGGTCCTCGCCAGCACATCCGCTGGTAAGGGACTTTGTCTCCGAACCCATGTGCGCCCCAGCCTCCCTCATGGAACtaaccattttgtgcatatgcaCAATGTTGTCAATTTCGTAGTAGGGCAGGAGAACGGTGAGGCCCAAATCTAGAAGGAAGAAGGTGATATGGTTCAAGTACTTGCAGAAGGGGTAGACATTGACGCAGTCGTGCATCCTGGACCAGTACAGggcgtaaattttttccttcttcttcaagcAAGGCAAAATTTGAAGTTCTgggcaatttaaaaaaacatttttaacaactgAACAGAAAAAGTCATTcttgtcatattttttgggaataaaattaagataCTTGGtcttaaaaatttgatatatttCGCTAAAATTTTTGATGTCCCTTTTGTCTACTTTGTATATGTAGTCTAGGGTTACGCTGTCGTTTCCCTCCTTCGGGACGTTGCGCGCATTTTCACCATTCGGATGGTCCGTCCGGCAGGCACTCGTCATGCTGGCCATGCTGGTCATATTGCTCACCTTCCAGCTATGCATACTGCGCATGGTGTGTACGCTGATCATGCTAGTCATACTAGTCATGCTGCTCACGTCGGCGCTGCCAAGGCTTCCCATGCCGCTAACTGTGCTAACCGGGCCAGTTATACCCACCCCGCTCGCGACGTGCCTTTCCGCCAACTTTCTTTTAACCCATTTCCCCTTAAATTTGTACAGTACCTTATTCGAATCATGCTTCAACAATTTCTTCACTGCATTCCTGTGGGCCAGCTTCAAAAAGTGTtcatacaaaatggagatcTTCTTTAGCACCCCCTGCAggttctccccatttttcagttttttcaaattgcAGACATTATTGTCGAATAAGTTGCAACATATATGCATAGGTAAGTTGTCTATATTTGAAAcaatgtgaaaattttggaaCAGAAAATGTTTTCGGAAAATTTGGTAGTGCTCGAAACAAATGGCTATGCGGACGTCGTGCAGCAACCCGATGATCCATCTGCTCGATTTACTTCCGTTGTATATTTGGCACTGAAGAAATATTTCCAAATTGTTGCAGTTCGTTTCGTCTAAGGATAACTGTTCCCCTTTATTCTGCCCCCAATTGTGtaattgcttcttcttcgcggcgttgtaaaatttttcacgCAAATGGAAATGATAATCAGACATGCAGATCCCTAGGCTTGTGGCATTTTCAGctcgcccccctttttcatttatttttataatatccaATTTTAGAagattttttgaaaagaagaaaaacttttcactatattttttgcactcCAAAAAGACCCTTTCAATCATCTTTAATATTGACAGCTTCTGTTTATTGTACAGGCGAATGCATATGATTTGGTTTTCCCCCACGTTTGAATATTTTCTCTTAATTTCTGTTCGCTCTATGGGATCATGTTCCACGTCACTGATAGAAATTGCTCCTAGTGGGTATTCCCCGCTTCCCATTTCGGTTGTCTGTTtcacataatattttttctctccccacAGGGGTACCTCCTTTCTTCTGCTTGcacttcccattttggacTGTTTCCGCAGGTAGCCATTTTCCTcccatttgttcttttcatCTAGTCGAAAGTAGTTgtaaaagaatatatttttggctagttcttcatcctttttgcttagaatgtggttttttttgtataggACCCTTTTGTGGCTCTGCGTTGGTGCGTCTACATTTGGGGGCACGCGCGTCTTGCTTCTCCCAAGGTTGTCACCGTCATTTTGAAGGGAATTTGCTTGATCCCCACGGCCCGGcgattttttcccattcggGAATTCCGCTTTTGGTGGTCTGCCATCTGGTGAACTGCCAACTGGTGGTCTTCCAACTGGTGAACTGCCAACTGGTGGTCTTCCAACTGGTGAACTGCCAACTGGTGGTCTTCCAACTGGTGAACTGCTAACTGGTGGGCTCCCACTCGGTACTTCCTTCACTCGGGTATTCAGCTCATCTGGGTTAGTCCAACTCTGCTCATCGCTGCACTCCTTGTTGGTCCCCTCCTCGGTGCGCCCACTGTTCTCCATCTCATCGCTGTGCCTTGAACCCCACTCCGAGATGCAGCTCCCATTTTGAATTAGCAAATAATCCAGGACGCCGGAAAGGTTCTCAAAAAGGTAGGAGCAAATCAAGTCGTTGCACGATTTTAATGACTCTAAGTTATTCGTGTCTGCATTGAGGTATTCCTTGTTACGCACTACATTGTGAGCATCGGCAAACGAAAATAGTTCGTCATTTGTGATTAGTAGATTCTCATACTGTTCCTTCTTGATCTTTATGTACAGACAGAAGCAAGTCCTTTTGAGAAACACTTTGGGAATTGTGTCCGAGCTGAAACTTCTTTTATCTGCAATCAATTTTATGTCCAAGCATCCTATGTCGTCTAGAAAGTAGAtcaagttttttatttccctaaATAGGATATTATCATTGAGTTCATTCCCCTTCTGGggctctctttttttggtCCCATTTGTGCTTACAAGAGTTCCATTTTGGGGAGGTAACAATTTGGGCTCTCTCTTAACAGTGGGtgctatttctttttttatttctctcctcagttgttcctttttcttctgttcgATTAGGTAggacgtaattttttttttactctcctcCTGGTTGTTTATACCAATTTGTGgatttttccccacttggaTTTTTCTAGCCTTGCTAATGGTGCTCGCCTGTAGGGTAGTCTTcactgttttgttttcccccagTAGGAGACTTTTTATGGGCCCTTTTTTGATACTATTCTGGTCCCCCTGGTTGGAACCGCTTTTATGCGTTTTCTGTGTTTGCTGCGTTTTCTGtgtttgcttcgttttcTGTGTTTGCTGCGTTTTCTGCGTTTTCTGCGTTCCTCTATTCAGTTCGgcactttccttttccccccttttcggAACATTCAACAAATCAATGATGTTCTCCTTCACGTCCCTATGCACCACGTTACTTTTGTGTGAGTTGTTATTATACAATAGGGGGGTACTCAAATAGGTtaacttctccttcctcaCCAAAAGGTATTTGTTATTTGGAAGGTAGATGCCATCGAAGCAGGGACATTTCAACTGAGGCTTTGTCTTCTTATCTACTTggttcaatttttccaaaattggaTCCTTTTCATTCTCCACCATCTGtaagttttcatttttttcctttgtacaCAGAGGTACCCAATCACAAACTGACATATCAATTATATTCAACGTGTTGATGTATGATATTTTTAGAAGTCCTGATAGGTACacgttttgttcattttctccCTCAGGTTGATTTCTTTTCTCGTTAAGGTTATCGTCTTTCTCTTCTGGGGGAACCAATTTGTTCTTCAGTTTGGCGACAATTTTGTCCAGGATGCTAACCAGCTTGGAATGCTTCAGCCTTCCCTGCAC
The window above is part of the Plasmodium cynomolgi strain B DNA, chromosome 11, whole genome shotgun sequence genome. Proteins encoded here:
- a CDS encoding hypothetical protein (putative) gives rise to the protein MGERSQKCSEIGAFQRGGGVNWPSYIHTVQGVVPMLIKSKNSLEANTFCGLYRQLFEEEKKFKLFFNGHQWMGFPECVFVPYDLKTIFENCISDIVKHSGVKNLLFFDDRVKNALFSYLNTLCEEKKNVLAAKICKRNLLYIENVPDKFRRADKHNIDDEVVKKTYQNRTNKFLCEVVIHNAVYVQFQNWVPILSHLLEVGEHSVFTCLKNLPCFPNEEKECKRLSELVYPLDREDFYGVDNHDCSENGVALNMREGKNDGSWSPTEGENKSHGDTHVKCDTQQTKKKNCIGRENLLNFHLVKQVKEEGIEKMKLLGLTILEEQYKLNDDINDIFLDLEKLYRSVNLFDSKLKVLNKIIFQLEKNIHHLGDPLVLQKCRERFFMPLYRSKHFSYAFPPTGDASVEGGSAVSKKAVVRGAPNGDHPKRGVAKTEVTSSSANGATHASRGISVGPLRETNNNPPRNISNTAKRDVHKSGDSCGKNKNDHGNDQKDKDFVKICDAYDRKYFNLIFLKSKCYHLEKLTVSPELGNLLQLEKSPPLAEVLGHLELLCRSSKNMCFQNVSKVYDDIYDHLEKYILRHKSREGLVVSGNAAAEGTAGDAAGGTAGGAAGGAEGGVGDSSPQGEYRMLIDFVQRNKFIYIKNKLWNAKDVFSIKNTIPFNLFLCELPKLYRMKYPNLVELSCVQGRLKHSKLVSILDKIVAKLKNKLVPPEEKDDNLNEKRNQPEGENEQNVYLSGLLKISYINTLNIIDMSVCDWVPLCTKEKNENLQMVENEKDPILEKLNQVDKKTKPQLKCPCFDGIYLPNNKYLLVRKEKLTYLSTPLLYNNNSHKSNVVHRDVKENIIDLLNVPKRGEKESAELNRGTQKTQKTQQTQKTKQTQKTQQTQKTHKSGSNQGDQNSIKKGPIKSLLLGENKTVKTTLQASTISKARKIQVGKNPQIGINNQEESKKKITSYLIEQKKKEQLRREIKKEIAPTVKREPKLLPPQNGTLVSTNGTKKREPQKGNELNDNILFREIKNLIYFLDDIGCLDIKLIADKRSFSSDTIPKVFLKRTCFCLYIKIKKEQYENLLITNDELFSFADAHNVVRNKEYLNADTNNLESLKSCNDLICSYLFENLSGVLDYLLIQNGSCISEWGSRHSDEMENSGRTEEGTNKECSDEQSWTNPDELNTRVKEVPSGSPPVSSSPVGRPPVGSSPVGRPPVGSSPVGRPPVGSSPDGRPPKAEFPNGKKSPGRGDQANSLQNDGDNLGRSKTRVPPNVDAPTQSHKRVLYKKNHILSKKDEELAKNIFFYNYFRLDEKNKWEENGYLRKQSKMGSASRRKEVPLWGEKKYYVKQTTEMGSGEYPLGAISISDVEHDPIERTEIKRKYSNVGENQIICIRLYNKQKLSILKMIERVFLECKKYSEKFFFFSKNLLKLDIIKINEKGGRAENATSLGICMSDYHFHLREKFYNAAKKKQLHNWGQNKGEQLSLDETNCNNLEIFLQCQIYNGSKSSRWIIGLLHDVRIAICFEHYQIFRKHFLFQNFHIVSNIDNLPMHICCNLFDNNVCNLKKLKNGENLQGVLKKISILYEHFLKLAHRNAVKKLLKHDSNKVLYKFKGKWVKRKLAERHVASGVGITGPVSTVSGMGSLGSADVSSMTSMTSMISVHTMRSMHSWKVSNMTSMASMTSACRTDHPNGENARNVPKEGNDSVTLDYIYKVDKRDIKNFSEIYQIFKTKYLNFIPKKYDKNDFFCSVVKNVFLNCPELQILPCLKKKEKIYALYWSRMHDCVNVYPFCKYLNHITFFLLDLGLTVLLPYYEIDNIVHMHKMVSSMREAGAHMGSETKSLTSGCAGEDLSAYMKEKKDDQDALKTGTHDEKIPEQVLNLTPCYLRNRIKKYISIYLNFVKECLSEKNYSTVIYFLDYIFSDFKKHELYDTLVKDIKCIPLLVILNYGTSYLKMKLEGFLPSGGGFPGGAFPSGGFPGEKSSIIAGKERLTGEREGNSCGSNEEETLKTKCDEGDMDGRYSHDGNVDLIGDDHNDDAKTLECGETDGCSFPQKDDYWKGETNRVVPICTDNLLKIKNSNFDTEEFFNYDFIHLIKYDENGKIYTSKYFYLFDLDSVTFINVHFYSSSILSLLLETQIVVNLSFSNLSHVLRHNLYPSIFHPCSPLDGNDDTGDGLDSDQGDALVSFHGKGEPCHPRQHTEYHLRGEENQHPNNARLYNCIQIAYDANVIIYSRLLLDMISELCSGQPYKNVLHTLNNFRLLITFDEAAQNAEKAEKVEKAEKAEKVNKANKAEKAYMYVHSWNDIKNILSFHFGDPRMEATLYLLGYKKMHPIMSDSSIFRQYLINDYEDAMLSLYRNGDYLNWSALNTEDMDFLLLAFLSTIKFNSNNISYFKALPIFYSLNFFAYINLANKNRRYVVVCTNHLQLFSRVLSQLRMGSSTSEEGTDMGAKLKGPHVSIGSRESSGSRGRSGSRGSRGRSRSTESSGRSGRSGSYMNPRGGGTTNGANGVPVTDLREGNKEEGHAAQSGADQVDVLSEASPLNRSTKGDNFSTTRNNETNTLMKHTFLHHSNVSVKYWKHINIECWCGYDIIANFLLQVVQDCNDEDLFHYIVLFIYKEYEDMMEKKEDQTKVRREKYSGNIHHNVCDGNEVEGLENRYGEFLMNIFGGMKEVRLKFRGHVQIAQLYNANSGLFREFINEKKLFHFVHLTNLKYEKEFLEKLNFHVNPSMTELNNFLYILINVVKRTASEGASDVVPIEAIFHDICVDNSRYDTKFDEDNLHNKIHSLLQYAEDNFEMLLKKRDENFVYLMGSLMELLLNSKRFALTGGEYKMLEGYFLQRGKARMGYSIEGTGHRGKGAIGGGQDGETHKEDADAEVGQAVGLAVEEDVEAAMESTVEEQNCAVENQCDAEPNEQEEELSKRSNERETVGEAGTPPIHRPKESTQLNKSKTL